From the Salmo trutta chromosome 2, fSalTru1.1, whole genome shotgun sequence genome, one window contains:
- the LOC115150104 gene encoding vesicle-associated membrane protein-associated protein A yields MSKLEQIIVIEPPYDLKFKGPFTDVVTTNLKLKNPSDRKVCFKVKTTAPRRYCVRPNSGMIESGATVTVSVMLQPFDYDPNEKSKHKFMVQTIFAPSTATDMDAVWKDATPDDFMDSKLRCVFELPTDNNKMDDVDATKAAPVLNSNADGTSAPKPISASMDDPEMKKLMDECKRLQYDVGKLSDENRQLKDEGLRMRKAHRSDNIVSSTGATMNKQHSSSYLPSLLVVIAAIFIGFFLGKFVL; encoded by the exons ATGTCTAAATTGGAGCAGATCATTGTTATTGAACCGCCGTATGATCTCAAATTTAAAG GTCCCTTCACAGATGTAGTGACCACAAACCTCAAGCTCAAAAATCCCTCTGACCGAAAAGTATGCTTCAAAGTGAAGACTACGGCACCTCGCCGGTACTGTGTAAGGCCCAACAGCGGCATGATTGAGTCAGGAGCCACTGTCACTGTCTCTG TAATGCTGCAGCCCTTTGACTATGACCCCAATGAAAAAAGTAAACACAAATTCATGGTACAGACAATCTTTGCACCATCCACTGCTACAGACATGGATGCAGTG TGGAAAGATGCAACGCCAGATGATTTCATGGACTCCAAGCTGAGATGTGTGTTCGAACTGCCCACTGACAACAATAAAATG GATGATGTTGATGCAACCAAAGCTGCCCCCGTCCTCAACTCCAACGCTGATGGCACGTCAGCGCCCAAGCCAATCAGCGCGTCCATGGACGACCCTGAGATGAAGAAACTGATGGACGAGTGCAAGAGGCTGCAGTATGATGTGGGCAAACTCTCAGACGAGAACAGACAACTCAAG GACGAGGGCCTGAGGATGAGGAAGGCCCACCGGTCAGACAACATAGTCTCCAGCACGGGCGCCACGATGAACAAACAGCATTCTTCCAGTTACCTCCCCTCGCTACTGGTCGTCATAGCAGCCATCTTCATCGGATTCTTCCTAGGGAAGTTTGTCTTGTAG
- the LOC115148095 gene encoding protein APCDD1-like has translation MLLMKWIVSSAVLFNGICHGSLLHSDMRASVGTLGRKHGQRHQHAAIVGFQCQYMLQHLQAGGQISVHMPPNIAGHWVSTSCEVRPGSEFITRSYLFNHNHTFQVLQFHYRDNRCSSPTYTLLARGKLYLRQASWVVRGGTEADYQLHSVQVVFHSPEAAMDLSQWLKPNCGPPSLGGGGKREPWEPHVSYDLWSEEEQGRDCAHRLGFTMNELQLVRVERRRRHGVWLPDDHNEELFLGDVHTEHTQRTHHTPTSYQPPLQNTKNHEHTCSVCRVIAGADEHHPPILPCEDNLPVKLEGQWVSQRCEVRPGVLFLTRHFAFHDHNCTWEGHYWHYADPLCRQPTFSLYARGHYSHAVLSTRVLGGTEFVFTVDHMRVTPMDRATTSLLNVFQGKECGAEGSWRQGLEQDVTPTYGCAALGIRLPHTEYELFRMERDYANRLLLFNGQRPTDGSSPNQPHKTATSYQAPLVQCAGAGHGPAEWRETDELQRLWSSCCRHRGGGMVDMVRLLLIAAISVLHLR, from the exons ATGTTACTGATGAAATGGATTGTCTCTAGTGCCGTTCTTTTCAATG GTATTTGTCATGGCTCTCTGCTTCACTCAGACATGAGAGCCAGTGTCGGGACCCTGGGGAGGAAACATGGGCAGCGGCATCAGCACGCTGCTATTGTGGGATTTCAGTGTCAGTACATGCTCCAGCATCTCCAAGCTGGAGGCCAGATCTCAGTGCATATGCCCCCCAACATCGCAGGCCACTGGGTATCCACCAG CTGTGAGGTTAGGCCTGGGTCAGAGTTCATCACCAGGTCCTATCTCTTCAACCACAACCACACCTTCCAGGTCCTCCAGTTCCACTACCGGGACAACCGCTGCTCCTCCCCCACATACACCCTCCTCGCCCGGGGCAAGCTGTACCTGCGCCAGGCCTCCTGGGTGGTTCGCGGAGGCACCGAGGCCGACTATCAGCTTCACAGCGTCCAGGTTGTGTTCCACAGCCCCGAGGCAGCCATGGACCTCAGCCAGTGGCTCAAGCCCAACTGTGGACCTCCGTCCCTAGGTGGAGGGGGAAAGCGGGAGCCCTGGGAGCCCCACGTCAGCTATGACCTGTGGAGTgaggaggagcaggggagggACTGTGCCCATAGGCTGGGTTTCACTATGAATGAGCTGCAGCTGGTGCGTGTGGAGCGGCGCCGCCGTCATGGTGTCTGGCTCCCTGATGACCACAACGAGGAGCTCTTCCTGGGGGACGTCCACACTGAGCACACCCAGAGGACCCACCACACACCCACCAGCTACCAGCCGCCACTGCAGAACACCAAG AACCATGAGCATACCTGCAGTGTCTGCCGAGTCATTGCCGGGGCGGACGAGCACCATCCTCCCATCCTGCCCTGCGAAGACAACCTGCCCGTCAAACTAGAGGGCCAATGGGTGAGCCAGCGCTGCGAGGTACGCCCTGGGGTCCTCTTCCTGACCCGCCATTTTGCTTTCCACGACCACAACTGCACTTGGGAGGGTCACTACTGGCATTACGCCGACCCATTGTGCAGACAGCCAACGTTCAGCCTGTACGCCCGGGGTCACTACAGCCACGCGGTCCTCTCCACCAGGGTCCTGGGAGGGACAGAGTTTGTCTTCACAG TGGACCACATGAGGGTGACTCCAATGGACCGGGCCACCACCTCCCTGCTCAACGTCTTCCAGGGCAAGGAGTGCGGGGCGGAGGGCTCATGGCGCCAGGGTCTGGAGCAGGATGTCACTCCCACCTATGGCTGTGCTGCCCTGGGCATCCGGCTGCCCCACACTGAGTACGAACTCTTCCGCATGGAGCGAGACTATGCGAACCGCCTCCTTCTCTTCAACGGCCAGAGGCCCACGGATGGCTCCAGCCCTAACCAGCCCCACAAGACAGCCACCTCCTACCAGGCTCCTCTGGTGCAGTGTGCAGGGGCTGGCCACGGGCCAGCAGAGTGGAGGGAAACTGACGAGCTCCAAAGACTGTGGAGTAGCTGCTGCAGACACAGAGGTGGTGGCATGGTGGATATGGTTAGACTGCTGCTTATTGCTGCTATCTCCGTTCTGCATCTCAGGTAG
- the LOC115150087 gene encoding serine/threonine-protein phosphatase 4 regulatory subunit 1 isoform X2, with amino-acid sequence MADISLLQEDSQEELDGSLDFVSQDEMLTPLGRLDKYVASENIFNRQMVARSLLDTLKAVSEDERDCIGVLERVGRLADDSEPSVRAELMEQVPHIAIFCQENRPSIPFAFSKYLLPIVVRYLADQNNQVRKTSQAALLVLLEQELVERGDIETLVCPVLVDLTAPDSNDDVKTEAMAIICKMAPMVGKDITERLFLPRFCEMCCDCRMFHVRKVCAANFGDICSVVGGEATEELLLPRFFQLCSDNVWGVRKACAECFMTVSSSTSQEVRRTKLSSLFINLISDPSRWVRQAAFQSLGQFISTFASPNSVGQYFREGEEGECNCVNSQNSIEEKPLNLDTTDPSLSANTDDSQRRGDDSPVCTNGNNVEGCLQQDCISNNAQGDHSEGEDGGFCRTEEEIGGMDVAEQGGGEQAAEALADALDVPECLCRKAASSLASNPDSSEEGDSSSTAGAQEEEEAPSVATESTKNEPQPHEKCTSSNEKDDSPADILAPSSFSLPEPAEEESPFVSPLDNIPEQELYNSFHFWRLPIAEMDLELLQQGESVQEEPPSYVSSSQGKTKASAPVLDRKQLEELIENLEPHIDDPDVKAQVDVLTAALRATTMDSHLEDAFLEPRDSQGGHHYDNPFGVHQMPLIGHHSDMERRNSTLQMNHGDDSELSDSSFSPEDEKKSKHQDVIPQALLDQYLSMTDPSRAQTVDMEIAKHCAYSLPGVAMTLGRQNWHCLRDTYETLASDMQWKVRRTLAFSIHELALILGDQLTAADLVPIFNGFLKDLDEVRVGVLKHLYHFLKLLHQDTRRKYLYQLQEFLVTDNSRNWRFRSELAEQLVLLLELYSGQDVYDYLRPLAFSLCLDRVSSVRWTSYKLVSEIIRKVASCQVLLADFLSELVEKFCHSPKWSGRQAFTFICQLAIEDDCVSLEQFSEHLLAPLLQLASDPVANVRVLLAKTIRQSLLEREYFLHSANSHQEALEQTLVALQMDLDKDVKYFASVHPGSTRLSEDAMSTTSSTY; translated from the exons ATGGCGG ATATATCTTTACTCCAAGAGGATTCCCAGGAGGAGTTGGACGGAT CCTTGGATTTTGTATCGCAAGATGAGATGCTGACTCCTCTTGGAAGATTGGATAAATACGTCGCTAGTGAAAATATTTTTAACAG ACAAATGGTGGCACGAAGTTTGTTGGACACACTAAAAGCAGTGAGCGAGGATGAGAGGGACTGTATTGGCGTCTTGGAGAGAGTGGGTCGACTTGCTGATGACTCGG AGCCCTCTGTAAGAGCAGAATTAATGGAGCAAGTTCCTCACATCGCCATTTTCTGTCAGGAGAACAGACCTTCCATTCCATTTGCCTTCTCTAAGTACTTGCTACCAATCGTGGTGAGATACCTGGCTGACCAGAACAACCAG GTCAGAAAGACCAGCCAGGCGGCCCTGCTGGTGCTGCTGGAGCAGGAGCTGGTTGAGAGGGGGGACATCGAGACCCTGGTGTGCCCCGTTCTGGTGGACCTGACTGCCCCCGACAGCAACGACGACGTTAAGACGGAAGCCATGGCC ATCATCTGTAAGATGGCCCCCATGGTGGGCAAGGACATCACCGAGCGCCTCTTCCTGCCCCGCTTCTGTGAGATGTGCTGCGACTGCAGGATGTTCCACGTGCGCAAG GTTTGCGCCGCAAACTTTGGCGACATTTGCAGTGTTGTTGGAGGAGAGGCAACAGAGGAACTCCTG CTGCCCCGCTTTTTCCAGCTCTGCTCGGACAACGTGTGGGGGGTGAGGAAGGCCTGCGCTGAGTGCTTCATGACTGTTTCCTCGTCCACCTCGCAGGAAGTGCGCAGGACCAAGCTATCGTCGCTCTTCATCAACCTCATCAGCGACCCCTCCCGATGG GTGCGTCAGGCTGCCTTCCAGTCGCTGGGCCAGTTCATCTCCACGTTCGCCAGCCCCAACAGTGTGGGCCAGTACttcagagagggggaggagggcgaGTGCAACTGTGTCAACTCACAGAACAG tatTGAAGAGAAACCACTGAACCTGGACACTACAGACCCTTCCCTCAGCGCTAACACAGATGACTCTCAGAGGCGGGGGGATGACTCTCCTGTATGCACAAATGGCAACAACGTAGAGGGTTGTCTACAACAGGACTGCATTTCCAACAATGCCCAGGGGGACCACAGcgagggggaggatggggggtTTTGCcggacagaggaggagataggcgGAATGGACGTGGCAGAGCAGGGGGGTGGGGAGCAGGCGGCGGAGGCTTTGGCGGATGCCCTGGACGTTCCCGAGTGCCTCTGTAGGAAGGCGGCTTCCTCGCTCGCCTCCAACCCGGACTCCTCGGAGGAGGGAGACTCTTCCAGCACAGCAGGGGctcaggaagaggaggaagccccTTCAGTGGCTACTGAGAGCACTAAGAACGAGCCACAGCCACATGAGAAATGCACATCCTCCAACGAGAAGGACGACTCACCAGCAGACATATTGGCGCCCTCGTCCTTCTCCCTCCCTGAGCCAGCAGAGGAGGAGTCCCCCTTTGTCAGTCCACTGGACAATATCCCAGAGCAGGAGCTCTACAACTCCTTCCACTTCTGGAGGTTGCCCATCGCTGAGATGGACCTGGAGCTGCTCCAGCAGGGGGAGAGTGTCCAGGAGGAGCCCCCCAGCTACGTCTCCTCCAGTCAGGGCAAGACTAAAGCCTCGGCCCCAGTCCTGGATAGGAAACAGCTGGAAGAGCTGATCGAAAACCTGGAGCCTCATATTGATGACCCCGACGTGAAAG CACAAGTGGATGTCCTGACAGCTGCTCTGAGAGCCACAACCATGGACTCTCACCTAGAGGATGCCTTCCTGGAGCCCCGGGACAGCCAGGGGGGTCACCACTACGACAACCCCTTTGGAGTGCACCAGATGCCCCTTATAGGGCACCATTCAGACATGGAG AGGCGAAACTCCACCCTGCAGATGAACCATGGCGACGACTCTGAGCTGAGCGATAGCAGCTTCAGTCCAGAGGACGAGAAGAAATCCAAGCATCAGGACGTGATCCCTCAGGCCCTGCTGGACCAGTACCTGTCCATGACGGACCCTTCCAGAGCCCAGACGGTAGACATGGAGATCGCCAAGCACTGTGCCTACAGCCTCCCTGGTGTGGCCATGACCCTGGGCAGACAGAACTGGCACTGCCTCAGGGACACCTATGAGACCCTGGCCTCGGACATGCAG tGGAAGGTGCGTCGGACGTTGGCCTTCTCCATCCACGAGCTGGCCCTGATCCTGGGGGACCAGCTGACGGCAGCGGACCTGGTGCCCATCTTCAACGGCTTCCTCAAGGACCTGGATGAGGTACGGGTAGGGGTCCTCAAACACCTCTACCACTTCCTTAAG CTGCTGCACCAGGACACCCGGCGTAAATACCTGTACCAGCTCCAGGAGTTCCTGGTCACAGACAACAGCCGCAACTGGCGCTTCCGATCAGAGCTGGCTGA ACAGCTGGTGTTGTTACTGGAGCTGTACAGTGGTCAGGATGTTTATGACTACCTTCGACCCCTGGCCTTCAGCCTGTGTCTGGACAGAGTGTCGTCTGTACGCTGGACCTCATACAAACTG GTGAGTGAGATCATCAGGAAGGTGGCGTCATGCCAGGTGCTGCTGGCAGACTTCCTGAGTGAGCTGGTAGAGAAGTTCTGCCACTCCCCCAAGTGGTCGGGACGACAGGCCTTCACTTTCATCTGTCAG
- the LOC115150087 gene encoding serine/threonine-protein phosphatase 4 regulatory subunit 1 isoform X1, which produces MADISLLQEDSQEELDGFGVDDYSSESDVIIIPSALDFVSQDEMLTPLGRLDKYVASENIFNRQMVARSLLDTLKAVSEDERDCIGVLERVGRLADDSEPSVRAELMEQVPHIAIFCQENRPSIPFAFSKYLLPIVVRYLADQNNQVRKTSQAALLVLLEQELVERGDIETLVCPVLVDLTAPDSNDDVKTEAMAIICKMAPMVGKDITERLFLPRFCEMCCDCRMFHVRKVCAANFGDICSVVGGEATEELLLPRFFQLCSDNVWGVRKACAECFMTVSSSTSQEVRRTKLSSLFINLISDPSRWVRQAAFQSLGQFISTFASPNSVGQYFREGEEGECNCVNSQNSIEEKPLNLDTTDPSLSANTDDSQRRGDDSPVCTNGNNVEGCLQQDCISNNAQGDHSEGEDGGFCRTEEEIGGMDVAEQGGGEQAAEALADALDVPECLCRKAASSLASNPDSSEEGDSSSTAGAQEEEEAPSVATESTKNEPQPHEKCTSSNEKDDSPADILAPSSFSLPEPAEEESPFVSPLDNIPEQELYNSFHFWRLPIAEMDLELLQQGESVQEEPPSYVSSSQGKTKASAPVLDRKQLEELIENLEPHIDDPDVKAQVDVLTAALRATTMDSHLEDAFLEPRDSQGGHHYDNPFGVHQMPLIGHHSDMERRNSTLQMNHGDDSELSDSSFSPEDEKKSKHQDVIPQALLDQYLSMTDPSRAQTVDMEIAKHCAYSLPGVAMTLGRQNWHCLRDTYETLASDMQWKVRRTLAFSIHELALILGDQLTAADLVPIFNGFLKDLDEVRVGVLKHLYHFLKLLHQDTRRKYLYQLQEFLVTDNSRNWRFRSELAEQLVLLLELYSGQDVYDYLRPLAFSLCLDRVSSVRWTSYKLVSEIIRKVASCQVLLADFLSELVEKFCHSPKWSGRQAFTFICQLAIEDDCVSLEQFSEHLLAPLLQLASDPVANVRVLLAKTIRQSLLEREYFLHSANSHQEALEQTLVALQMDLDKDVKYFASVHPGSTRLSEDAMSTTSSTY; this is translated from the exons ATGGCGG ATATATCTTTACTCCAAGAGGATTCCCAGGAGGAGTTGGACGGAT TTGGTGTggatgactacagctcagagtctGACGTCATTATTATACCTTCAGCCTTGGATTTTGTATCGCAAGATGAGATGCTGACTCCTCTTGGAAGATTGGATAAATACGTCGCTAGTGAAAATATTTTTAACAG ACAAATGGTGGCACGAAGTTTGTTGGACACACTAAAAGCAGTGAGCGAGGATGAGAGGGACTGTATTGGCGTCTTGGAGAGAGTGGGTCGACTTGCTGATGACTCGG AGCCCTCTGTAAGAGCAGAATTAATGGAGCAAGTTCCTCACATCGCCATTTTCTGTCAGGAGAACAGACCTTCCATTCCATTTGCCTTCTCTAAGTACTTGCTACCAATCGTGGTGAGATACCTGGCTGACCAGAACAACCAG GTCAGAAAGACCAGCCAGGCGGCCCTGCTGGTGCTGCTGGAGCAGGAGCTGGTTGAGAGGGGGGACATCGAGACCCTGGTGTGCCCCGTTCTGGTGGACCTGACTGCCCCCGACAGCAACGACGACGTTAAGACGGAAGCCATGGCC ATCATCTGTAAGATGGCCCCCATGGTGGGCAAGGACATCACCGAGCGCCTCTTCCTGCCCCGCTTCTGTGAGATGTGCTGCGACTGCAGGATGTTCCACGTGCGCAAG GTTTGCGCCGCAAACTTTGGCGACATTTGCAGTGTTGTTGGAGGAGAGGCAACAGAGGAACTCCTG CTGCCCCGCTTTTTCCAGCTCTGCTCGGACAACGTGTGGGGGGTGAGGAAGGCCTGCGCTGAGTGCTTCATGACTGTTTCCTCGTCCACCTCGCAGGAAGTGCGCAGGACCAAGCTATCGTCGCTCTTCATCAACCTCATCAGCGACCCCTCCCGATGG GTGCGTCAGGCTGCCTTCCAGTCGCTGGGCCAGTTCATCTCCACGTTCGCCAGCCCCAACAGTGTGGGCCAGTACttcagagagggggaggagggcgaGTGCAACTGTGTCAACTCACAGAACAG tatTGAAGAGAAACCACTGAACCTGGACACTACAGACCCTTCCCTCAGCGCTAACACAGATGACTCTCAGAGGCGGGGGGATGACTCTCCTGTATGCACAAATGGCAACAACGTAGAGGGTTGTCTACAACAGGACTGCATTTCCAACAATGCCCAGGGGGACCACAGcgagggggaggatggggggtTTTGCcggacagaggaggagataggcgGAATGGACGTGGCAGAGCAGGGGGGTGGGGAGCAGGCGGCGGAGGCTTTGGCGGATGCCCTGGACGTTCCCGAGTGCCTCTGTAGGAAGGCGGCTTCCTCGCTCGCCTCCAACCCGGACTCCTCGGAGGAGGGAGACTCTTCCAGCACAGCAGGGGctcaggaagaggaggaagccccTTCAGTGGCTACTGAGAGCACTAAGAACGAGCCACAGCCACATGAGAAATGCACATCCTCCAACGAGAAGGACGACTCACCAGCAGACATATTGGCGCCCTCGTCCTTCTCCCTCCCTGAGCCAGCAGAGGAGGAGTCCCCCTTTGTCAGTCCACTGGACAATATCCCAGAGCAGGAGCTCTACAACTCCTTCCACTTCTGGAGGTTGCCCATCGCTGAGATGGACCTGGAGCTGCTCCAGCAGGGGGAGAGTGTCCAGGAGGAGCCCCCCAGCTACGTCTCCTCCAGTCAGGGCAAGACTAAAGCCTCGGCCCCAGTCCTGGATAGGAAACAGCTGGAAGAGCTGATCGAAAACCTGGAGCCTCATATTGATGACCCCGACGTGAAAG CACAAGTGGATGTCCTGACAGCTGCTCTGAGAGCCACAACCATGGACTCTCACCTAGAGGATGCCTTCCTGGAGCCCCGGGACAGCCAGGGGGGTCACCACTACGACAACCCCTTTGGAGTGCACCAGATGCCCCTTATAGGGCACCATTCAGACATGGAG AGGCGAAACTCCACCCTGCAGATGAACCATGGCGACGACTCTGAGCTGAGCGATAGCAGCTTCAGTCCAGAGGACGAGAAGAAATCCAAGCATCAGGACGTGATCCCTCAGGCCCTGCTGGACCAGTACCTGTCCATGACGGACCCTTCCAGAGCCCAGACGGTAGACATGGAGATCGCCAAGCACTGTGCCTACAGCCTCCCTGGTGTGGCCATGACCCTGGGCAGACAGAACTGGCACTGCCTCAGGGACACCTATGAGACCCTGGCCTCGGACATGCAG tGGAAGGTGCGTCGGACGTTGGCCTTCTCCATCCACGAGCTGGCCCTGATCCTGGGGGACCAGCTGACGGCAGCGGACCTGGTGCCCATCTTCAACGGCTTCCTCAAGGACCTGGATGAGGTACGGGTAGGGGTCCTCAAACACCTCTACCACTTCCTTAAG CTGCTGCACCAGGACACCCGGCGTAAATACCTGTACCAGCTCCAGGAGTTCCTGGTCACAGACAACAGCCGCAACTGGCGCTTCCGATCAGAGCTGGCTGA ACAGCTGGTGTTGTTACTGGAGCTGTACAGTGGTCAGGATGTTTATGACTACCTTCGACCCCTGGCCTTCAGCCTGTGTCTGGACAGAGTGTCGTCTGTACGCTGGACCTCATACAAACTG GTGAGTGAGATCATCAGGAAGGTGGCGTCATGCCAGGTGCTGCTGGCAGACTTCCTGAGTGAGCTGGTAGAGAAGTTCTGCCACTCCCCCAAGTGGTCGGGACGACAGGCCTTCACTTTCATCTGTCAG